AGCAAAATTCAAAGATGAAAGAAGTGGAGATTGATGATCACAACATGTGGACAGCCGTGAAGTTGTAAGAAGGTGACATCTTCTGGGGTAGAAAACAGTAGATTTAGTTTTGTCTAATAAAAGTGAATAGGAAAATAATAGCACCCAGACATATATAGGATACGAAAATAACCTGGAGcataatgttttctttttcttttttctcctttcctcGAGTTGACTTGAGACCACTAAGAAACCAGTTCATTGCCGAGTTTCGCTATGCATTTATtgcctagaaaaaaaaaaagtaaaagcattagaaacaaaacatgaGTAGGCTACACAGATCGTTAAAAAAACTCGTCCATGGTTACCcacttttatatttataacttgtttgttctttttattggATGAAGTATAAACGAACACTCGTGGGAGGATAAGATAATGCACTCGTTTCTCGCACTCGGAGTGTTAAAGGAAATTTGGTTCCATATAATCAATGCGGAATCGTTCTAGATAGTGAAAAATTGCGGAAAAAAGGCATTATTACGCTTCAAAACCCCATAACAAGTGGATGAATAGgctaatgaaaataaaaaatacttttaaaattatgaattttcCTTAATACACTAATTCcctcaaattcaattgaatataAGGTAAATCAACAGGTATTCAACACTAGTATACTATAGCTGACTATCacagtaaataaaacaaaaagaatgttCAAAAGGACTTGTTTTGGACTTTGGTTGATGCTTAAGTTTAAGCGATTTCACTTCTAAGCTGAAATAGGTATTCTAACAAATAGGAATCTACCTCAGTCAAAGTACTGGCAACTTTCTAGTGGTTGTGGGGCACTATTGGGCACTGATGAGGAGATCTTGTGACCAGATACACAGCTCACATTATCTAATGTGTACGTAACACAGCTGACGCAGATGTTCTTCCATCATATGCTGAGACAGAACTTACTCAAATTAAAGATCAATAAACAAGTTCTTTACAACCCTTAACATCTCTTCTATAGTTAGGTATTAGAACTAAGAGATTGATGCTGCTCGTATTCGGCTCTGATATTTCTTTAGATCCAATAGTTTCTAGCCAAATATCATACAACAAAGATCAAAGTAAATGTTAGGAGTGACTTTACGCCTGTTATTCTAGGCATTTCAAGCAAGTGGTTTAAAgaattcaacaaaaatgttttcagttCTTCTTAAATTCTACGATTTCTACTGTCAAATTTGCCTTCAGAGTTCAGGcacattaaattaaaaaaaacaaaagcggCATTGACATACTTTTATCATTTGTCACGTGATCGAAAAAGCCACCTATGAGGTATATAATGCACTAAAATTCACCGCGAGTGTTTGAAAATGTTCCGCTTTTATTGTTATACTACGAGTACGGCTAATTGGCTGTCAGTaaatatttagtttttcacttagaaaagaaaaaaaaaaaaaaaattagcgaAATGTGCTTGATGCGATTAACGTCAAGTATtgaactaaaataaaaacaactccACAACCCTCACGAgctgacagttttttttagcCTTCCCGAGAAACGGATAAATAGATAACCTGAACTTCGTAATCGACATGAAATTTTCCTAGAAGTTcaatttctttgtgttttgGGTACTAAATTAAATGGGCAATGAAAGTAACTACAGAGAACCTAAAATATTGAAGTAGTTGGCGGCCTTGGCGCTTCGGTCTGCCGTattattggaaattttttacattttgcttGACGAACGAACATTAGAATTACAGAGGTGGATTTTATAAACAAAACATGGAATAGCAAATGCatcgacaattttttcaaacttattACTCTAATACTATCCAATTGTTATTTCATCTTCACTTTTGCGTTCTtattgtaactttttttcttgctctcAGACCTCAAtttcgccttcttcttcactttcttcttggtctccttcttcttcatccgacTCACAAGGCAAAAACAGGACAGATAATTCCCAATTCTTTTCGACGGCTTTGTTTTGCCAATTTTCAACATCCTTTTTGGTTAGCTTTTTACAGCAGTTCAAATTGATTTCCGTGAGAGGGTTGCTTTCTGTCATGAACAATTCGATACCTTTCTCAGTCACAAAATTACAGTCGAACAAGTCTAGTTTCTTAAGATGGTTGAATTCGTTCGATTGGACTGCCTCTTGAAGGACATGGTCTGTGAGTGCATCACAACTCCGAATTTCAATATCCGTAAGTGAGGGAGAGGAAAGCAGGCATATCCAGTCTGTGGATAGAATTTCACCACATAATGTAAGCTTCTTCAGTTTcttaaacttgaaatttttcaacttgatcCGTTTTCGTTGATTCATTCCCGTCCTTTCTTCCATCCATCTGGTTGTCGTGTAAGAATTCCGCCAGAGTTTAAGACAGGTAAGGTTAGGACAAAATTTGATAAGAATGGGTATGTTCGTGGAAAACCTTGGGATTGGGCGCAGATTCAAAAGTTCCAGTGACGTCAACGAATTTCCTTTAACACTTAAAAGAGGAACTAAACCGCCAGAAAAAGTGAGGATGTCGGATACCGTACAGACGATTTTGAGTTCGGTGAGTCTTTCCAGGGTCGATAGGCTTAAGAGGTCACGTTCTTCTTTTAATCCAATTGACCCAACATTTACCCTAGTAAGTGCAGGGCACAGAAAAGCAATCAACTCTAGGCTGCCAGCCAAGTAGAGGTAGGAGCCATTACGAGGAGGAATATCCAAAACAGTCAGGGAATATTTAGGCTTGTCCAGCAATTTTTGGCTCATAAAGTCTGCTTGATGCATCTCTGCCAAGTGATGAACAGTGAGTACATCTAACTCTTGAAGCGCTGGCAAATTTCTAAGGGCGAGTTTGACGCCTTCCCGAGAAACGGATGATCCATAAACCTTTAACCTTCTAATTGACTTGCATTTGCCCAACAGTTCACTTTCCGGTCCGGAATTAACAACACTGACACACAACCCTGCTATTCCAGCATCTGTAACCTTTAGGCAGCCTCCAACATCCAGGtccctatacacacacacaaattaaaataaatataggtTACTATATGTTATCAGATACATTTCGTTCAAGTTTATGACACATTTATTCAGTATACTTTATTTTCACTATGTATTTATAAAAGTACTCGATCATGTCACCATGTCCAATTTATTAGCAATATACCTCAAATCtttaagaaaaattccaaTGTGGATCAAACAGCTGTCTCCTATATCAGAATGCCAAAAgcataatttttgtaaatactGAAATCTGTGAATGTTTGACGAAACATGCAAGTTAATGTCTTCTTTCACTTCAGCTATTCTCAAAGATTTCAATTTCTGTAATTCACCAAGATGTTGGAATtagtaaaattataaaaatgtatagAGAGCTAATTATAGCAATTAGTTTCTTAACTGGAAATCTTTTCGAGGCAATGTCAAGGAATCCACaaactatttgttttttttccatataaATGCTTGCGCTATCCCTTGTTATCAACATTCTAAGATAACACCACAGTATCCTATTTCCTTGGCATAGTGGTCTGATGTGACGCAGGGGAAGTTTCAACAAAAGTGTAaaagctgaaaaaaataatcaaattacaaatttattatgttactattattttacttttattaaataacCATAAAGCTTACGTAATAAATCCAAAAAAGGCATGAAACTTTGGTTAAGTTCGTCATCTTCTCCATTTGCCAACAAGTTAATGGCATTTTTTGCAGTAGTGTCATCAATCAATTCGTTGAACCTATTTGTCAATGAACTTCGGACAAACAATGTACATATTTCCTTCAGAGATTTTACGTTTCTTGAACGAGGCATAATCGAAggtaaataaatttacattCATAGATAAATGAGAATTGATTTGTTCAGTAAGCGATGCAAGTTCAAGGTGGCATGGCAACAGaagcaaacaagaaacaaatgaacacATGCATGAACATGAGGTCGGGCTTTCATATAAATATTGGCGTTgccaaatttcatttattcgttcagttttttttaaattgcttatttgttatttgttaattgctatttgatcattttaatttgtagtttgtttgtttgtattttaaaatctaaaaacgtttattgttcttattatAAATTTTGCTAAGCAAggaagtatttttattttcatgtgaGAATAAgtcaataagaaaaagtagCTTCTAGCTTCTTAACATAGCTACTTCAGAAAATTACAATTGCTAAATTgggaaaaagtaaattaaattagAGATTGCTGCCTggttaaaaattagaaatggaATCAATGTGGACTTCAGAAGcatgtatttcaattttacaaaTAACTGACCAATTCTTTTCGATTATGGGAGAGTTTTCCATTCATTTCATACCTTCTAATGGTCGcgaaaagaagcaaaaaaaagtatgCAAATAACATGTAAATGGACTTGTTTTGAAGGAGCTTGACGGATTCAACAATTTCTCCTATAATCCGACCATTTCTGCAATCCCAAACGGTCAGTAGGGAAATAAAGAGAATCACATTTACATCAGTGTAGTGGGGTGGAAAGGTTTTGAATGTGGGGGGTAGAAGTGGGTTTAAAGGAGTGGAGATAAAAAAgtggtttttatttacttcattCCACACAGCAAAACTGCATTATTTCACATGGTCATTCAGTTTGTTATTATCCTTCTTGACCAAAGTCTTCTGTGAATTTTTGCAATTTAACTAGATCCTCTTCGTTAACAGTCGGCTTAGAAGTGGCTAAAGATCGTAACATGTCACTCtatatcaacaaaacaaaagcgaaatattttcaatgtCGATATTAGATCTCAGCAAcaatttaataaaagtaaaattaccaTTGTGACGGGCGGTTCCAACAGCTTTTCACCAGGTACATCCATCCAGTTCATTTCTATGGCGCCAGGCGATCCGGGACTACAAGGTGTAAGTAAATCGTCAACGATAACATTCGGATCGGCAGTTGATGGACCCCTCACACGTCGGAAATGAGTTGCTAATTGGACTTTTCTGACGGGCTGCATCAGAGCGTCCCTCACCAATATCGTAATGTCAGCTCCAGAGAATctgcaacaaaaataaagaaacaaataaataaaattattattatttttttattccaaaaataTCTTTCAATAAAGACTTACCCTTCCGTTTTCTTAGAAAGCAGTCGGAGGTCTTCTTCCGTCAGGCTATGTTTTGTGTCTCCAAATGCTAGTTTAAACATATTAAGTCTAGCCGGCTCTTCCGGAAGAGGAATGTAAATTCGTTTTTCAAAGCGTCGTCTATGGAAGCATTAACGAATTATTTAAGGCCAATTTGCATGGAAATGTTTTAGTTTAGACTTCAATATACCTGATAGCCGAATCCAGAACCCACGGGATGTTTGTAGCGGCCAAGACTAGGATTCCCTGTTGATCTTTACCAACACCTTGCATTTGAATAAGAAACTCGGTCTTGATTCTTCTGGCAGATTCCGATTCATTCTCTGAGCGAGTTGAACAGAGAGAATCTATCTCGTCGATGAAAACGATCGATGGTTTGTGGGCGCGAGCCAATTCGAACAAGTTGCGGACAAGTTTTTCTGATTCACCCAGCCACTTCGACACCAAGTCGGACgatgaaacagaaaagaaggtTGAATTATTCGCCTCGGTGGCCACAGCTTTTGCAAGGTATGATTTGCCGGTCCCAGGTGGCTAATGGAAAGAATCCTATTTAATTAGCTTAAGTCCAAGGATATTTTCAAGACAGGATTTACCCCAAAGAGAAGGATGCCTTTCCAAGGTGTTCTTTTGCCAGTAAAGAGCTGAGGAAATTTGATGGGCAGAATTACAGCTTCTTTTAAGGCTTCTTTTGCTCCCTCCAACCCAGCAACATCTGACCAGCTGACGTTTGGCTTCTCCATAACAATGGCTCCCTCCAGTTTGGtctgcattttctttttttcaggatcCTCACCATCCTCATCTGATTCGCTGTCTTTATCATTGTTTTTCCTAAAAAGGGAATGAATGTAACAAAAGTCAAATGTGAAGAGTGACAAACTAGTTTACTTTGTTGGGGCGGCTCCATCTTTAACTGGTTTCTTTCCTGTGTCTTTCCCTTTCTTAAGGTATTCTTTCAGCTTTTCAGCCCTTTCAAGATAgtgtttgcatttttctcTGATTGTCTCTCTGGCTCGCTCACTCTGAGTTCCAtctgaaacaacaaaaacaaataggtTATGCAATATCCTGCAATGATTCCACAAAAGTCTTACATTTGATGGCATGCAAAAAGTATTCAACTGAATGCTCGTAGAGGCGCAGTGCTTcttcataatttttgtttttatcctcTTCAGTTGCTTTCGTCACGAGATCGATGGCTTTCTGCAACAATATTTGATTAGGACTATTGTTGATATTGTGCAATTAAGTTCGATGAGTAATACCTGAAGGGCGGGATTGGTCGCCatcgccaaacaaataaagaatgaaaatttcacTGACAGCTAAAGCAAATTCAGCAGTAATGCAACAACAATTTAACTGTCACAGCTTCCACCTTTCAATATGATCGCCAGTCAAAAAAATCGATGCCAAAAATTAGGACAACCtgaggaaataaaaaggacaaCACTAATCTCAGAGCAATAGATccctggtcggttctcggctgtgttggcttccctatcccggtttcagggtaaacgtggtccgatttggaaaaaatgatgagcgcctctagtgagtgtgtcagctactacgtgaagccagccaatcaggaagggtctatgaaaaactcattggCCAATCACAGCTTACTTTTCTACATGAAgtgaacaataataaaaaggtagaaaTATCCAACTGTCAAACCTCTAAGTTTCAAGCCGAATTTATATTCGATTTTGAATAGCCGGTTGTTTTCGCACAATCCTAAATTAATTTGCCgtaatttataaaatgttgtACTATTTTCAATGAATGTTTTTACTTTCCAACTATTAGGCTCGTAACTTCAGCACCAGTTCATCATCCCAGCAGTTGGTGAAGGTAAATCATGTGAGTGTGGTACAGGTACATTTTAACCTAATTGTGTAATTGTTATAGGCTCCAGTCCAAGTTTTTGGGTTGTATGGTCGCTATGCCTCAGCACTCTACTCTGCTGCTTCCAAACAGAAATCTTTGGACAAAGTTGAGAGCGAGTTGAAGGACTTTCATGCAACTATTGCCAAAGATCTCGTTTGGCAGAATTCATTGCCAACCCCACTTTGAAGAGATCACTTAAGAAAGATGCTCTTATTTCAGTTgccaagaaattgaaaatgagtgcTGTTACAGGCAACTTCCTtggtaagtttttcttttctattggtTTTCACTTCATTCTAATTGTTATTCATATGTTTATGATTACAGAACTCCTTGCTGAGAATGGAAGACTTAACAAATTGGATGTTGTCACTGGCCATTTCTTTAACATGATGGCTGCATTCAGAGGTGAAGTTGTATGTGAGGTCACCTCAGCcaaggtaaaatataaatctaaaaaacattaaacaattacatgtttaaaaaaatctattcttATATCAAGGCCTTGGATGCTGCTACATTGAAAGAGGTTACTGCCGCTCTTTCTGGATTCTTGCAGAAAGGACAGTCTCAAGATTTCAACCAAGGTGGATCCCTCCATTGTTGGTGGACTTGTAGTTGTCCTTGGAGATCGCTACATCGACATGAGTTTGGCATCAAAGATTGAACGTTACACCACTCTCCTTAAACAACCCGTCTAGAAATTTTAAGTTGGCTGCGTTATAGTGGGAAACAAATATGTACATCTAATGGCAAAGAAATGCTGTAGtggatatgaaaaataaaagaaatcgtaTCACGAAGTTCTCCTTGTATGCAAACAAAATTGTCATTGTTATTTCAAACACCACATTCAGCTAAAGACAATAATTTGTGCACATTATATCTGGTTGAAACATTTGTCTCTTCTTGGTCCATAAGTTCTCGCATATACCTGTGTCTTCGTTCCCAGTTTCGACTAAGTTCTGTTGGGCAAGCCgaggatttctttttggaactTTCAACTACTGCCAAATGATCCTTTAGATCGGGAAGATTACTCACAAAGCGGGATGAGACTTCAACGAGCTGTCGCATCAATTTAACATTCAGCATGCAGGGAGGGGTAACAAACCAGACGGTCTTCAAATCCTTCTCCTGAGCTGCTTGAATGATGCTTTTGGATTCGTGAATGTGTGAAGCGACGGAGCATAATACTCGGGCGTATTTGTTAAACGTAGCATAGTTTGGCTCAGCTTCATAGAGTACATGCCACAAATTGACCATCAACTGCATTAGCTCACACATGATCCAGGGAGCTTCCACTACAATATATATTCAagaattgttatttaatattaaacaaaataaacatatgtAAAAATACCACTTACgttatttctccatttgaaaacatcaacattttgcattACTTGTTGACTAGAtgtatctaaaatgaaaatggttcgGTTTCTGTGCATTACAGATTGTACAGAACATACAATATTACTACCatttaacagaaaatgttggTTTCCAGGGCATTGCTCCAGCATTAAGAGTCCACCGTTTGTAAGGATGGAAcacgttcaaaatttcaatccctGTTTGAAAGTCACTTTCGTTAAAATGATGGGAGCAAATATGTACTCGTCAAATTACTACATGGAATTAGTTCTCgccattttgataatgaagtttTAGGAATTGCAAACAGGGtaacctcgttttctttttgatttcctttgaaatatgttgatttacaaccaggaacagcacgcctgccaaccatttttacagaaattatggTTAGGCTTCATTCACGTAATACACGATGATGGCGAACGTATTCACatattacacaaaaatggccgccgaaagtattatttgaaagtcaacgtcttatcactagatggcgctgattcatttttccacttcacaacttctgacaagctccgccctaaaatgtctgaaaatcggggatacgtttaccctgaaaccgggatagggaagccaacacagccgagaaccgaccaggtATCTATGGCTCTGCTAATCTTACTTTCGGTAAAGACTGATAGAAATGAAGGCCATGTATCTTACTACCATTATGCGGAAGTTATGGTTCATGAAAATGCCGTACATGGCGCCACATAGCTGTAATGAAAAGCATTCAAACTTCAAAAtgttgagaaataaaattttaatactgTATTGTGTGATAAAATGCGCTCATCATATACATAAAATTTGCAAATAAACAATCAAGAATCTAAAATcatatcaatttcttttcgaCACCATAAATTTCGTTCagtgtttaaaataaaacgtgaGTAGTCTCTCAAAGGACTAGATTATTCATGCTGTTTTTGCAGGAAGTTTGCTGGAGATTTGGCTGGTAAAATTGCTGCTAAATGTCGCTTCCACTCTACCGCTTTCCAATGTGAAATCTAATacagaataaaatattagCCTTCCCTTCAAATTTGCAAAAACATGATTccttaatttacttttttgattGCCAGCAGTTAGCTCAGCAGCAGTGGTAGCCAACAAAGTGCTATTATCACAGCTGTCAAGCAAATAGTCGCATATCGTCGTCTCGTTCAATACCGGTAACTTACTTTTCGCGATCCACAACGGCTTCGACACGActggaaaaacaattgaaataaaagcgATTGTCTTTTTGGTAACGAAgatcaaaaagtaaaaaaacaaataaacccTTACATTCGATGTACATTGCGATTCCAATAGCGACTAGTCCGACTACTGCGAGGCAGATGAAGAAAATGCCAATCATGGAACACGCCGACATTCTTTTCTTGGACCCATGCACCCCAGCTGATGGTCGTCCAGATTTGACTGGATGCAATTCTAAAGGACTTTCACTCATGTCGACTCGGTGGTGATCACACTTTTCTCTTGTTGGATCGACACTACCAGTAATAGCCCGTGTTACGCAAATCAGACCCGATCTATCAGttcaagaaatttcaattaaaacacTAAAAATACCATAAAGttatggaaagaaaaatttacttgAGATCGAAGCAACCAGTGGTTTGATGGCTAACATCGGAATTCCAACTCGAATCATTATCGCCAATAGATGATCTAGCGGTTGGATGATTTGGGCCGCCAATATCGACGGAAGTGAAGCTGCTCTCCAATCCTGACGTGGCCAAGCATGGCGGCATCGCACCACCAGACACCACAATGACTTTTTCTCTCGACTGtcgattcaattttcaatcaattagTTTAAGCaatacaacaaaacaaattgctgCACAAGTAAACTCAACTGGAAAGTAAACTGGGACGGAAGGTGAAATCGGCGTCGACGGTTGTTGGCAAAGAGAGAGGGGCGTGACATAAGCGTCGACATCGGGTTTGATTATGCCGAAACTGGTACACAGACTCAATGGCGAATgacagttgttgttgtcttggaTCTTTAGTGTATACGATGGTGGAGACTGAAATTCCAAACGAGTCTGAATTCGGTCGACATCTTCCACGACGATTGATGGTGTCGATTGCAAATGTCTAGCCATTTTCCTTGTTAACCTAACACCTCGTGGAATAATTTAATAACATTGCAAATAAAGTAATGAGAAGAATTGATGTACCTTAAATTAAATGCCAAAAGAACCACCGATAAAACTAGTACCAATTGGAATTAATAAAGGTGACACGTGACGACGCTCTTACAGCGCGGCGTTTTTCGACTGCAATCTGTAACAAGGGGCGAGTAATAAACTaagattattttctttatggCAAATCAAGGGATGggttcaataaaaattaaatttgtcagACAAAATTTGGCAACTCTGAATCCGTTCTTAATTGCGCATGGGGCATGGGGTCCGAAGTTCTCTTTTGTTATAGCCTTATCGGTACGATGAgtaacaattttgttttgaataatttgttaaTTACTACGAAAGCCTAATGATAAAAGAGTTCGTGGAATTTTAAAGGGTGTTCCATGACTCATTCCCATGTCCCATCAACAtgctgttttgtttgttttcaaatggTTTTCCAACCCTATTGAATTAATTAAGCTTAATTAATTAGGAAGGCATATTTCCGCGAATTACTTCCACGTTGTCTTAACATTGTTCTGGGTGCAGGGTATGTACAAAACAAACtaagaaaatatcaaagaaaGTTTAccttaaattttgaaaattggcaAACTGGCAATACagcattattttttgtttttctatgttTGATATTTCGTCTGCTACCGGGGTAGAGTTTTAGGGTGGAAATTGTTCGTAGTTTTGTTTTGGCTTCTCATGGTTTTTACACATTGTTCATCATCGCCCTTGAagttagaaaaataatgagCTCGGATCTCGAATTACCCGAAGAGTTGGTGGATCGACCGTTAGCGTTGGTCGGTCTGACGGGACTGAATGTTGAAACGAATCAGACTCACCTGCTGATATGGAACTCTTTCACGTCATCTAATCGAAGCGAGAGACCTCCCCTCcatttcgttctttttggAGTTAATCATGCATTCCCCCTGGCGAAACCTGATGTAATTTATCTTTTAGGTTGAGagatcaaagttttttttaaatgtttgtttttcactcATTTGTTTTAGAGAACGTCATATGAATGGTACATTCCTAAAGGCAtcctcaaaagaaaatggatgtcCAAACACCTGAAACAGATTCCAGGTGTCTTGGTTCTCTTCTATGATTTGGAGTGGGACGATCCTGCATGGAAAGCTAAACATGCAGAATGTGCACATCTAATCCAAACAACTCGGTAAATCATTCAGTCATAAACTTGAActcaaatattttgttattaactATAATTTTTCTATCCAGTATGAAGCTTATGGGAAGGGGTAGTAAGCTCTGCCTAGTCCTCTTACAAAATAGCCCTCCATTACCTTCCAGTGAAGATATTTTGGCAGCAGATAGAGCTGCAGCTTTGTGCCAAGTGTGTGAATTACCACCTAAATCGCTCTTTGTCCTTCCTTGCCGTAGCGATCATCTACAGGGATACACCTTGAGGTATCACGTTATTTTAAATGTAGTCGTGAGTTATATAATGTTACACTATACTACGAAACAGGTTGGAGAGCGCATTTTACGAACTTTGTCAAAGTAGTTATCATTTGTCATCGAGGGCCGTTCGCTCCCACCGCGACCAATTGAACCGTACAAATCACGGCTACTTGTTTGTGAGACATCAGTTTAAAATCGGATTTTACCACGAGCTTAAGCAGGACGTTGCCATGGCGCACAAGCATTACAGCCAATCGTATGCCCATTTGCTAGAGCTTCGCATCACAGATGCCAATGTCACTGAAGTGAAGATTGTCGCT
This region of Daphnia pulex isolate KAP4 chromosome 9, ASM2113471v1 genomic DNA includes:
- the LOC124202179 gene encoding uncharacterized protein LOC124202179; translated protein: MARHLQSTPSIVVEDVDRIQTRLEFQSPPSYTLKIQDNNNCHSPLSLCTSFGIIKPDVDAYVTPLSLCQQPSTPISPSVPVYFPSREKVIVVSGGAMPPCLATSGLESSFTSVDIGGPNHPTARSSIGDNDSSWNSDVSHQTTGCFDLKSGLICVTRAITGSVDPTREKCDHHRVDMSESPLELHPVKSGRPSAGVHGSKKRMSACSMIGIFFICLAVVGLVAIGIAMYIEFVSKPLWIAKSKLPVLNETTICDYLLDSCDNSTLLATTAAELTAGNQKNFTLESGRVEATFSSNFTSQISSKLPAKTA
- the LOC124202184 gene encoding ATP synthase subunit O, mitochondrial-like — its product is MSAVTGNFLELLAENGRLNKLDVVTGHFFNMMAAFRGEVVCEVTSAKALDAATLKEVTAALSGFLQKGQSQDFNQGGSLHCWWTCSCPWRSLHRHEFGIKD
- the LOC124202172 gene encoding uncharacterized protein LOC124202172, translating into MPRSRNVKSLKEICTLFVRSSLTNRFNELIDDTTAKNAINLLANGEDDELNQSFMPFLDLLPFTLLLKLPLRHIRPLCQGNRILWCYLRMLITRDSASIYMEKKQIVCGFLDIASKRFPKLKSLRIAEVKEDINLHVSSNIHRFQYLQKLCFWHSDIGDSCLIHIGIFLKDLRDLDVGGCLKVTDAGIAGLCVSVVNSGPESELLGKCKSIRRLKVYGSSVSREGVKLALRNLPALQELDVLTVHHLAEMHQADFMSQKLLDKPKYSLTVLDIPPRNGSYLYLAGSLELIAFLCPALTRVNVGSIGLKEERDLLSLSTLERLTELKIVCTVSDILTFSGGLVPLLSVKGNSLTSLELLNLRPIPRFSTNIPILIKFCPNLTCLKLWRNSYTTTRWMEERTGMNQRKRIKLKNFKFKKLKKLTLCGEILSTDWICLLSSPSLTDIEIRSCDALTDHVLQEAVQSNEFNHLKKLDLFDCNFVTEKGIELFMTESNPLTEINLNCCKKLTKKDVENWQNKAVEKNWELSVLFLPCESDEEEGDQEESEEEGEIEV
- the LOC124202176 gene encoding vacuolar protein sorting-associated protein 4-like translates to MATNPALQKAIDLVTKATEEDKNKNYEEALRLYEHSVEYFLHAIKYGTQSERARETIREKCKHYLERAEKLKEYLKKGKDTGKKPVKDGAAPTKKNNDKDSESDEDGEDPEKKKMQTKLEGAIVMEKPNVSWSDVAGLEGAKEALKEAVILPIKFPQLFTGKRTPWKGILLFGPPGTGKSYLAKAVATEANNSTFFSVSSSDLVSKWLGESEKLVRNLFELARAHKPSIVFIDEIDSLCSTRSENESESARRIKTEFLIQMQGVGKDQQGILVLAATNIPWVLDSAIRRRFEKRIYIPLPEEPARLNMFKLAFGDTKHSLTEEDLRLLSKKTEGFSGADITILVRDALMQPVRKVQLATHFRRVRGPSTADPNVIVDDLLTPCSPGSPGAIEMNWMDVPGEKLLEPPVTMSDMLRSLATSKPTVNEEDLVKLQKFTEDFGQEG